In the Brassica napus cultivar Da-Ae chromosome A7, Da-Ae, whole genome shotgun sequence genome, one interval contains:
- the LOC125576552 gene encoding uncharacterized protein LOC125576552, whose translation MLELIEGGHVFTNAEWLGGDAGDPLFVYGAKARITKSEKQVDSDEGAPTKQRRVADHSTRFVPVGTYGDKLKLLEGRVDEMVAKVAIMREVCKKHEDLINGLKLSLEGRDNQKTQRSTKKPHRSTRNKRRGEGLEICGTSLHWVRPNAMSMSKRQVWKCVNCGPVAVKFLEMHATGNRRPTMSGSTMRWISTREWCFLYILIGRTDCSSQWWLSIFF comes from the coding sequence ATGTTGGAGCTAATTGAAGGGGGGCATGTGTTTACGAATGCGGAGTGGTTGGGAGGCGATGCTGGGGACCCATTGTTTGTGTACGGCGCGAAGGCTCGGATTACGAAAAGTGAAAAACAAGTGGATAGCGACGAGGGAGCGCCTACCAAGCAAAGGCGTGTGGCTGACCATAGCACTCGCTTTGTGCCCGTGGGCACATATGGCGATAAGTTAAAGCTTTTGGAGGGACGTGTCGATGAGATGGTGGCGAAGGTTGCTATCATGCGCGAGGTCTGTAAGAAACATGAGGACTTAATTAATGGTCTGAAGTTGTCGTTAGAGGGGAGGGACAATCAGAAAACACAAAGGAGTACTAAGAAACCGCATAGGAGTACACGTAATAAACGTAGAGGCGAGGGATTGGAAATCTGTGGAACCTCATTGCACTGGGTGAGGCCCAACGCGATGTCCATGTCGAAGAGGCAAGTATGGAAGTGTGTCAATTGCGGGCCAGTGGCGGTGAAGTTCTTGGAGATGCATGCGACAGGGAATCGTAGGCCAACCATGTCAGGAAGCACTATGCGATGGATATCTACAAGGGAGTGGTGCTTCCTCTATATCTTAATAGGTAGAACCGATTGTAGCTCGCAGTGGTGgctctccatttttttttga